A section of the Clostridium omnivorum genome encodes:
- a CDS encoding acetate kinase gives MKILVINCGSSSLKYQLIDMKNEMCLAQGLVERIGMDGSVLTQKVAGREKYIVKKEMKDHQDAIKLVLDTLVDEMNGVIKSVDEISSVGHRVVHGGEAYSSSVLIDEKVMKALEDCSKLAPLHNPPNIIGINACKALMPSTPMVAVFDTAFHQTMPEHAFIYPLPYELYEKNKIRKYGFHGTSHKYVSQMAAKMLNMDIKDLKIISCHLGNGASIAAIKGGKSIDTSMGFTPLAGLAMGTRSGDIDPAIITYMMEEMDLSANEVSNIINKRSGVLGISGLSSDFRDLGAAADTNKRAKLALDVFHYRIKTCISAYAGALGGVDCIIFTAGIGENSASSREACCEGLEFLGIKIDKEKNNIHGEAADISSIDSDVKILVIPTNEELMIARDTKEIVEFNK, from the coding sequence ATGAAAATATTAGTAATAAATTGTGGCAGCTCTTCATTGAAATATCAGCTTATTGATATGAAAAATGAAATGTGCTTAGCACAAGGATTAGTTGAGAGAATAGGAATGGACGGTTCTGTTTTAACACAAAAGGTAGCTGGAAGAGAAAAGTATATTGTAAAGAAAGAAATGAAGGACCACCAGGATGCAATAAAGCTAGTGCTTGACACCTTAGTAGATGAGATGAACGGAGTAATTAAATCAGTAGATGAGATATCATCAGTTGGACATAGAGTTGTTCATGGCGGAGAAGCTTATTCAAGTTCAGTACTAATTGATGAAAAAGTTATGAAGGCTCTTGAAGATTGCTCAAAGCTTGCTCCACTGCATAATCCGCCAAACATTATTGGGATCAATGCTTGTAAAGCTCTTATGCCTAGTACTCCAATGGTAGCGGTATTTGATACAGCGTTCCATCAAACAATGCCTGAACATGCATTTATATATCCACTTCCTTATGAATTATATGAAAAAAATAAAATTAGAAAGTATGGATTTCATGGAACTTCTCATAAATATGTATCACAGATGGCTGCAAAAATGCTTAACATGGATATAAAAGATTTAAAAATAATATCATGCCATTTAGGAAATGGAGCAAGTATTGCAGCGATAAAAGGAGGTAAATCTATTGATACAAGTATGGGTTTTACTCCACTTGCTGGACTAGCCATGGGAACAAGGTCAGGAGATATTGACCCAGCAATTATTACTTATATGATGGAGGAAATGGATTTATCTGCTAATGAAGTTTCTAATATAATAAATAAAAGGTCAGGAGTACTTGGAATATCAGGATTAAGCAGTGATTTTAGAGATCTTGGAGCAGCAGCTGATACAAACAAAAGAGCTAAGCTTGCACTAGATGTATTCCATTATAGGATAAAGACTTGCATTAGTGCCTATGCTGGAGCTCTTGGTGGTGTAGATTGCATCATATTCACAGCTGGAATTGGAGAAAATTCTGCCAGTTCAAGAGAAGCCTGCTGTGAAGGTTTAGAATTCCTAGGAATTAAAATTGATAAAGAGAAAAATAATATACATGGAGAAGCTGCTGATATAAGTTCTATAGATTCTGATGTTAAAATACTTGTTATTCCAACCAATGAAGAACTAATGATAGCTAGAGATACAAAGGAAATAGTTGAATTTAATAAATAA
- a CDS encoding GtrA family protein, giving the protein MRVSSNQLTKVFNCIIFGKLKHISRFSIVGVINTVVDFLMFTLSQSVLGLGYSLCQIIGYSFGVMNSFMLNKKWTFDDKRANKKSMHELIQFVIVNLVSLSITIIAMKVLITNFNIGIYLSKILVTTLAQATNYLGYKLWVFSEK; this is encoded by the coding sequence ATGCGAGTTTCATCGAATCAGTTAACTAAAGTATTTAATTGTATTATCTTTGGAAAACTAAAACATATATCCCGCTTTTCAATTGTAGGGGTAATTAATACTGTTGTTGATTTTCTAATGTTTACATTAAGTCAGTCGGTTTTAGGACTCGGCTACAGCCTTTGTCAAATCATTGGCTACAGTTTTGGAGTAATGAATAGCTTTATGCTAAATAAAAAATGGACTTTTGATGACAAGAGAGCTAATAAAAAGAGCATGCATGAGCTAATTCAGTTTGTAATAGTTAACTTGGTTTCACTTTCTATAACAATAATAGCTATGAAGGTGCTAATAACAAATTTCAATATAGGAATATACTTATCAAAAATTTTAGTTACAACTTTAGCACAAGCTACAAATTATCTTGGATACAAGTTATGGGTATTTAGCGAAAAGTAA